Genomic segment of Pseudomonas sp. CCI4.2:
CGACAACGTTCAACGAACTCCTGGGCTTAAGCCAAGTCATGGCAGAAGTTGCTCGGGAGGTCGTGGTGATGGTTGAAGCCGATAAAGCTGGTCGAAAAATTCCCAATCTGGAACTGCCCTGGAGCAGTATCCACACCCTAATTACCGATGATCGCTTGCCCGCTGAGGTACGCGAACAGATTCAAGCCCGCGGCATAACCCTGATTTGTGCGGCTGTTTGCTAGGAGAGAACCATGTGTGGAATCGTCGGCGCTGTTGCTGAGCGCAATATCACTGCCATCTTGCTCGAAGGCCTCAAGCGCCTTGAATACCGTGGCTACGACAGCGCTGGCGTGGCGCTTTTTACCAACGCTGGCAAGCTGGAGCGCTGCCGTCGACCGGGCAAGGTTGCTGAGCTTGAGCAGGCGCTCGCTGGCGAACCTCTGATTGGCCGTCTCGGCATTGCACATACCCGCTGGGCCACCCATGGCGCGCCATGTGAACGTAACGCGCATCCGCACTTTTCTGCGGATGAACTGGCGGTCGTGCACAACGGCATCATCGAAAACCACGAAGAACTTCGCGACCGACTCAAGGGTTTGGGGTACGTCTTTACCTCAGACACCGATACCGAAGTCATCGTCCACCTCTTGCACCACAAATATAAAGACTCAGGTGATTTGGCCATCGCGCTGAAGGCCGCCGTCAAAGAGTTGCACGGTGCCTACGGCTTAGCGGTCATCAGTGCCAAACAGCCTGACCGTTTGCTCGCCGCCCGCAGTGGCAGTCCGTTGGTCATCGGTTTGGGCTTGGGGGAAAACTTTCTGGCCTCAGACCAGCTCGCGCTTCGGCAAGTGACTGACCGTTTCGTGTACCTGGAAGAAGGCGACATCGCTGAGATTCGTCGCGACAGCGTGCAGATCTGGACCGTTGATGGTTTGCCGGTCGAGCGCGAAATCGTTCAATACCATGAGGGTGCGGAAGCGGCTGACAAAGGTAAATTCCGCCATTTCATGCTCAAGGAAATCCACGAACAACCGAAAGTGGTACAGCGCACCCTTGAAGGGCGTTTGGGCCAACATCAGGTATTGGTTCAAGCATTTGGTCCACAGGCGGCCGAGCTGTTTGCCAAAGTGCGCAACGTGCAGATCGTGGCCTGTGGTACTAGCTACCACGCGGGCATGGTCGCCCGTTACTGGTTGGAAGGTTTGGCCGGGATTCCGTGTCAGGTCGAAGTCGCCAGTGAGTTCCGTTACCGCAAGGTCGTCGTGCAACCCGACACGCTGTTTGTGTCGATCTCACAATCGGGCGAAACCGCCGACACCCTCGCCGCACTGCGCAACGCCAAAGAACTGGGTTTCCTCGCCAGCCTGGCTATCTGCAACGTCAGCATCAGTTCGCTGGTGCGTGAGTCTGACCTGACCCTGCTGACTCAAGCTGGCCCGGAAATAGGCGTCGCCTCCACCAAAGCCTTCACCACCCAACTGGTTGCCTTACTGCTACTGACCCTTGCCCTTGGGCAGGTCAAAGGCACGCTGGAAGAGGGCGTCGAAGCAGAATTGGTCGAAGAGCTGCGCCGCCTTCCAATCCGTCTGGGTGAAGCACTGGCCATGGACAGCACTGTCGAAAAAGTCGCCGAGCTGTTTGCCGAGAAGCATCACACCCTGTTTTTAGGGCGTGGCGCGATGTACCCGGTGGCCATGGAAGGATCGCTCAAGCTCAAAGAGATTTCCTACATCCACGCAGAAGCCTATCCAGCCGGCGAACTCAAACACGGTCCGTTGGCCTTGGTCGACAGCGACATGCCCGTCGTCACCGTGGCACCGAACAACGAGCTGTTAGAGAAGCTCAAATCCAACCTGCAAGAAGTCCGCGCGCGCGGCGGTGAATTGATCGTCTTCGCCGACGAACATGCCGGCATGACCAACGGCGAAGGCACACACGTGATCGCCATGCCGCACATCATCGACACCCTGGCGCCGATCCTCTACACCGTCCCCCTGCAGTTGTTGTCGTATTACGTCGCGGTGCTTAAGGGCACGGACGTGGACCAACCGCGTAACTTGGCGAAATCGGTGACGGTGGAGTGAGTCGTGGCGATATAGACTATAAAAATGGATAACAAACTGATTTTATTGGGATGTTATTTTTAGTATTTGCCATTTTTCCAGATTTCCTGCTTCGTCTTATGCATCGGGTAAGTTAGGTATGTTTCGTCAGCTATCTCGCATGACCTAATTGTCCTAGCTGCTTGCTGCGGGGCGAGAATAAGCAGTGCGGCGGGGCGCTGTGCGCATGCCATTGAGGATCTCAAGTGCAATGACCAAAGCACCACAGACGCCCCGGCAATCGCCGTTTTGTTATTGCCTTCACCAAACAGCGCGAAGAAGTAACTCAGCGCTGGGAACACAATGACCAGGTAGCTAACCTTGCCAATCCAGTCACTGGTCCAGTAGCCCTGGTCGAATTTAAACCAAAAAACTCGCCACCCAATGCCGGGCATAGGCAAACACCCCGTTATCCAATGTCGGTTGGCAGGCTGAAAATACCGCTGCCGATCATTGAACCCACCACCAAGGCAATCAGCAGACTCAATGAGAGCCGTTCTGACGCTCTATGTCGGCGTAGATGAGCGGTTCGTGTTTGATTTATGTCAGACGCGGGATGATCATTTTGGAGATTGGCAACAAACTAAACCAATGCCCCGAACGCAGATCCCACCAGTGCTGTAATGCCCATGGCCAGTGCACCCCACATCGTCACGCGCCAGGCGCCGGTCAATACGCTGGCACCGCCGGCCCTGGCCGCAACAGCCCCCAGGCTGCTGAGAAAAACCAGTGACATGCCACAGATCCACGGCACAACGCTGTGGGCTGGCGCGATGATAATCACCGCCAGCGGCAGCGCGGCCCCCACCACGAAACTTGCGGCCGAGGCGAGGGCGGCCTGCAATGGTTTGGCCGTGAGTGCTTCGCTGATGCCTAGTTCATCCCGGGCGTGAGAGCCCAGGGCATCATGGGCCATCAATTGACCGGCTACCTGATGTGCCAGTTCAGGCGATACACCGCGATGCATGTAAATGTTCGCCAGTTCGATGTGTTCGGCTTTCGGGTCGCTGGCCAGTTCTGCCCGCTCCCGGGACAGGTCTGCCCGTTCGGTATCCGCCTGAGAGTGCACGGAAACGTATTCACCTGCCGCCATTGACATGGCGCCTGCCACCAGCCCGGCCATACCCGTCACCAGCAACGTTGAATGAGTGGCGTTGGCTGCGGCGACGCCGATCAACAGGCTGGCGGTGGAGACGATCCCGTCGTTAGCCCCCAGGACGGCGGCACGCAGCCAGCCGATACGATCGCTGCGATGAGACTCGGTGTGCCTGTGCATGAATTTCATTGTTTAACTGGACTCACTGTCATTGGGTGATTCATATCGGACGGGTTTCAATCTGCGCCTGCAAGTGGCCGCCGACAATGGATATTTCCTTGAACTGTTCACCGTCATGCAGCACGAACAATGCGTCCATCCCGCGCTTCTGAGCCAGCCGTGGCCCTTCGATTTCGCCCAGCACCATCAGCGCCGTGGCCCAGGCATCGGCAAGCATGCACGAAGCCGCCACCACGGTGACGGCCGCGAGCGGGTTACACAGCGGCGCACCGGTGGCAGGGTTCATGCTGTGGGCGTAGGATTGCCCACTTACATCCACCCAATGTCGGTAGTCCCCTGATGTGGCGATGGCGGCGTCGCCAAGCTCCATGACACCCATCACTTCACGTACGCCACGGAGGGGTTTTTCAATGGCCACGACCCAGGGCTGAGCATCAGGTTTCACGCCTCTGGCGCGCATCTCGCCGTCGATGCCAACCAGATAACAAGTGATGGCAAAATCTTCCAGGCAACGGGCCAGTTCATCGACGCCGAAGCCTTTGGCGATGCCATTTAAATCAAGGTTCAGTGGCCCACGTTTGCGTACCTGATTGCGTTGAGGGTCGATTACTAGCGCGGCGCTGGCGGACAGTTGCGCTCGCGGTGGTGCCGTCCCGAGGGTTTGCTCCGTGATGGATTGTTCGCCGGGACCGAACCCCCAGGCATCCACCAGGTCACCGACTGCTATGTCGAAGGCGCCGGCAGATTGCTGACTGACCCGCAGCGCGGCAGACAGCACTGTGGTCAGCTCTTTGGGCACTGACAGCCATTCCTGCTCGGGGCCGGCGTTGAGGCGGCAGAGGTCGGAATCGGGTTTCCAGATGGACATTTGCTGGTCCACCCGGCCTACGACGTGTGCCAGGGCCTGGGCGATTTCGCTCGTGTCGATCCCGGCCTCCGCATAGAACAAGGCGGTGTAGCGCGTGCCCATGGTCTCGCCGTTTATGCTGTAGCGTTGCACCTCAGTAGACATCTTCACGGTAGCGTCCTTGTGCCTTGAGGGTCAGCACACTCAGGTTGAGCGGTGCCAACACTTCATCCAGGGCGTGCATCACGCCTTCGGCCATTTTTCGACTGCCACACACCAATACTTGGGCGCCTTTTTCAATCAACCGACGCAAAGCCAGCGCATCGCTGATCAGTCGGTCTTGCACGTAACTGTGATCTTGAACCTGGGAAAAAGCGGCGCGTAATTCGGTGAGGCGTCGGTCCGCCAGATAACGGGTGAGCTCCGGTTCGTAGAGAAAGTCCGAGGTCGGGTTACGTCCGCCCCAATACAAGTGCATCGGGTGTCGGGCCTTGTTGTTACGGATAAAACCGGCCAATGGACCAATGCCCGTGCCAGCGCCGATCAGTATTACCGGGTGCGTGCCCGACGCTGGACGAAATTGCGGGTTAGGCTGGATAAAGGCGTCGATCGACGCGCCGATGTTCAGGCCATGCAGGAACTGTGAGCACACACCGCGTTCGTGTTTACGGACGCAGATTTCCAGCACTCCGTCTTCGGAGCTACTGGCCAGCGAGTAAAAGCGCGGGACCGGATTATCCGGTGGCAGAATCCCGACCAAGTCTCCGGCCTGAAAGCTCGGCAGATCACTCGGTGCCTTGAAGCGCAGGACGTGGGTCGGAGCATTCACTTCTTCACCGTAGACGATGCATTCGGTCAACTCCAGTTGATGGGTGCACGGTTGCTCCGGTGTGTGGACCAAGGTCAAGTCATGCCCCAGTGCTTCGGCCAACGCGTGGCCCCAGCGCGCAAATTCCTGGGAGGACAGGCGGTTGACGGTCTCCAGCCCCAGCAGCGGCGAGCCGCCGGCCTGCACCATCGCGCTCTGCACCTGATGGGCGTACTGACAAAATTGCGCAAACTGTCGATCGCCCAACCCCAGTACCGCAAAGGGCAGGCCGGGTTTGAGTCCGACCTGGTTGAGCCGTGTCAGGAACTGCGAGGCTGAAGCCGGGGCGTCACCATCACCGTGGGTCGCGGTGAGTATCAACAGCCGCTGGGCATGGCGGTAATCGCCTTTCCATTCATTCATCGCCGCGCTATGCACCCGATGCCCAGCCTGGTGCAAGGCATCATGCAGGGTTTGGGCAAAACCCCAGGTGCTGTTGTTTTCACTGCCCACCAGAATCACGCTGTCGGCGAGATGGGCGGGGCTGTTGTGGCGGATGTTCGGGCCGGCCTTGCGGCGGCGCCACCAGAGCAGAATGCCTGTCACGCTCATCAACGGCACGCAGAGGGCACAAAGGCCAAGCGGCAGGCCCAGCCACCAGAGGCCTTCACCGGTGTGCAACTGGTAAATCAGTTGATAAACGTTATACATCCAGTCGTGAGCTTGCCAGGACAACAAGGTGCCGCTGGCCGGGTCCACGTAGCCCTCGCCCTGGGCCGTGCGCAGGGAAAACACATTTTGCGGGTTGCCGGGGCTCGGGTAGACCAGTTCGCGCAGGTCATTCAGGTCGGTGGCCTGCAAGGCTTGCAGGTTCGCCGCCGGCGACGCCGGGCCGGCGCTGATGTGGGTGGGAAAGGCCGGTTCGCTCTGACTGCCGTCAGCGATCAAACCGAAGGTGGTGCCGGACATGTAAAGCCCGCTCAATGCCGACAGCAGCAGCCCGAGTATGGCCAAGCGCCCGACTTCCGCGTGCCAGCGCTGGCTGAAAGTGCCGCGCAGTGGCCGCAGCAGATTGCGCCAGCCGCCCAGGCGTCGGGCCAGCAGCAATGCGCCGGACACAGACAGCATCAACATGAACAGTGCGCCAACGCCCGACACCCCGTGCCCCGGTGTGCCCATAAACAGCGAGCGATGCAGGTCTTTCATCCAGCGTGAGAAGGCTGACGGCTCGTAAGGTGCGAGGCCCAGACCGGTTAGTGGGTTGACCTTTTCGGCAGCGGACTGACCGCCTTGGTTGTAGTAGACGATGACCGTCCCGGACGC
This window contains:
- a CDS encoding PepSY domain-containing protein, with translation MLRQFHSLPGLIAALLVMLLAISGAVLSVDPALERLHSRSIAVGQLNVGQLAGRVASHFPGVEQIQRTASGTVIVYYNQGGQSAAEKVNPLTGLGLAPYEPSAFSRWMKDLHRSLFMGTPGHGVSGVGALFMLMLSVSGALLLARRLGGWRNLLRPLRGTFSQRWHAEVGRLAILGLLLSALSGLYMSGTTFGLIADGSQSEPAFPTHISAGPASPAANLQALQATDLNDLRELVYPSPGNPQNVFSLRTAQGEGYVDPASGTLLSWQAHDWMYNVYQLIYQLHTGEGLWWLGLPLGLCALCVPLMSVTGILLWWRRRKAGPNIRHNSPAHLADSVILVGSENNSTWGFAQTLHDALHQAGHRVHSAAMNEWKGDYRHAQRLLILTATHGDGDAPASASQFLTRLNQVGLKPGLPFAVLGLGDRQFAQFCQYAHQVQSAMVQAGGSPLLGLETVNRLSSQEFARWGHALAEALGHDLTLVHTPEQPCTHQLELTECIVYGEEVNAPTHVLRFKAPSDLPSFQAGDLVGILPPDNPVPRFYSLASSSEDGVLEICVRKHERGVCSQFLHGLNIGASIDAFIQPNPQFRPASGTHPVILIGAGTGIGPLAGFIRNNKARHPMHLYWGGRNPTSDFLYEPELTRYLADRRLTELRAAFSQVQDHSYVQDRLISDALALRRLIEKGAQVLVCGSRKMAEGVMHALDEVLAPLNLSVLTLKAQGRYREDVY
- a CDS encoding FAD:protein FMN transferase, producing the protein MSTEVQRYSINGETMGTRYTALFYAEAGIDTSEIAQALAHVVGRVDQQMSIWKPDSDLCRLNAGPEQEWLSVPKELTTVLSAALRVSQQSAGAFDIAVGDLVDAWGFGPGEQSITEQTLGTAPPRAQLSASAALVIDPQRNQVRKRGPLNLDLNGIAKGFGVDELARCLEDFAITCYLVGIDGEMRARGVKPDAQPWVVAIEKPLRGVREVMGVMELGDAAIATSGDYRHWVDVSGQSYAHSMNPATGAPLCNPLAAVTVVAASCMLADAWATALMVLGEIEGPRLAQKRGMDALFVLHDGEQFKEISIVGGHLQAQIETRPI
- a CDS encoding VIT family protein — encoded protein: MKFMHRHTESHRSDRIGWLRAAVLGANDGIVSTASLLIGVAAANATHSTLLVTGMAGLVAGAMSMAAGEYVSVHSQADTERADLSRERAELASDPKAEHIELANIYMHRGVSPELAHQVAGQLMAHDALGSHARDELGISEALTAKPLQAALASAASFVVGAALPLAVIIIAPAHSVVPWICGMSLVFLSSLGAVAARAGGASVLTGAWRVTMWGALAMGITALVGSAFGALV
- the glmS gene encoding glutamine--fructose-6-phosphate transaminase (isomerizing), translating into MCGIVGAVAERNITAILLEGLKRLEYRGYDSAGVALFTNAGKLERCRRPGKVAELEQALAGEPLIGRLGIAHTRWATHGAPCERNAHPHFSADELAVVHNGIIENHEELRDRLKGLGYVFTSDTDTEVIVHLLHHKYKDSGDLAIALKAAVKELHGAYGLAVISAKQPDRLLAARSGSPLVIGLGLGENFLASDQLALRQVTDRFVYLEEGDIAEIRRDSVQIWTVDGLPVEREIVQYHEGAEAADKGKFRHFMLKEIHEQPKVVQRTLEGRLGQHQVLVQAFGPQAAELFAKVRNVQIVACGTSYHAGMVARYWLEGLAGIPCQVEVASEFRYRKVVVQPDTLFVSISQSGETADTLAALRNAKELGFLASLAICNVSISSLVRESDLTLLTQAGPEIGVASTKAFTTQLVALLLLTLALGQVKGTLEEGVEAELVEELRRLPIRLGEALAMDSTVEKVAELFAEKHHTLFLGRGAMYPVAMEGSLKLKEISYIHAEAYPAGELKHGPLALVDSDMPVVTVAPNNELLEKLKSNLQEVRARGGELIVFADEHAGMTNGEGTHVIAMPHIIDTLAPILYTVPLQLLSYYVAVLKGTDVDQPRNLAKSVTVE